In Drosophila simulans strain w501 chromosome 3R, Prin_Dsim_3.1, whole genome shotgun sequence, a single window of DNA contains:
- the LOC6729739 gene encoding hexokinase type 1 yields MANTFNPEEDFPEVYKVCKLFNPSIDDLEKIKQAMDREITMGLSRDHHDRSTVPCHLSYVQDLPTGRERGQFLALEMMPTNCRIMLVKFSSERDIYTSSKCVIMPHTVAAGRGTEVFTFLATIIANFVKEKKVDKDNLPLGIAFAFTLKKLALDVGILVSWTKEFGAQGAIGKDVVQLLRDALAKFPEISVDVMGIINVGAGSLLALCWAQPDTRIGLIMGSIANSCYVERVERCETYEGDEFRRLMIINSDWAHFGDTGQLDFIRNEFDRLLDTDSINPGTRIYEKFSGALCMGELVRIIVLRLMKAGAIFAEDRRDYIGIQWKLDMVSLIEIVSDPPGVYTKAQEVMDKFRIRHCKERDLAALKYICDTVTNRAAMLVASGVSCLIDRMRLPQISIAVDGGIYRLHPTFATVLNKYTRLLADPNYNFEFVITQDSCGVGAAIMAGMAHANKYKTDAKLFTMDY; encoded by the coding sequence ATGGCAAACACTTTTAATCCGGAGGAGGACTTTCCGGAAGTGTACAAGGTCTGCAAGTTGTTCAATCCGAGCATAGACGACCTTGAGAAGATAAAACAGGCAATGGATCGTGAGATTACGATGGGCCTGAGTCGCGATCATCACGATCGTTCGACGGTTCCGTGCCACTTGAGCTATGTGCAGGATTTGCCAACGGGCAGGGAGCGTGGTCAGTTCCTGGCCCTGGAGATGATGCCCACCAACTGCAGGATAATGCTGGTGAAGTTCAGCAGCGAGAGAGATATCTACACCAGTTCGAAATGCGTGATAATGCCACATACTGTAGCGGCGGGTCGAGGAACCGAGGTCTTCACCTTTCTGGCCACCATCATAGCCAATTTTGTGAAGGAGAAAAAGGTGGACAAGGACAATCTGCCGCTGGGCATAGCATTTGCCTTTACCCTGAAGAAGCTGGCTTTGGATGTGGGCATCCTTGTGTCGTGGACCAAGGAGTTTGGAGCACAGGGCGCCATCGGCAAGGATGTGGTCCAACTGCTGCGCGATGCTCTGGCCAAGTTTCCCGAAATCTCCGTCGATGTCATGGGTATCATCAATGTGGGAGCCGGTTCGCTGCTGGCTCTGTGCTGGGCCCAGCCGGATACCCGAATCGGCTTGATCATGGGCAGTATTGCCAATAGCTGCTATGTGGAAAGGGTCGAAAGGTGCGAAACGTACGAGGGTGATGAGTTTAGAAGGCTGATGATCATTAATTCGGATTGGGCCCATTTCGGGGATACTGGGCAGTTGGATTTCATACGTAACGAATTCGATCGCCTGCTGGACACCGACTCCATAAATCCGGGCACTCGGATCTATGAGAAGTTTAGTGGAGCTCTCTGCATGGGGGAATTGGTTCGCATTATAGTGCTTCGCCTGATGAAAGCGGGCGCCATCTTCGCCGAGGACAGGCGTGATTACATAGGGATCCAGTGGAAGTTGGACATGGTGTCGCTGATCGAAATCGTCTCGGATCCCCCGGGTGTCTATACGAAGGCCCAGGAGGTGATGGACAAGTTTCGCATACGTCACTGCAAGGAGCGGGATCTGGCTGCCTTGAAATACATCTGCGATACGGTCACCAATCGAGCTGCCATGCTGGTGGCCAGTGGAGTGTCCTGCCTCATTGACCGCATGCGCTTGCCACAGATCTCGATCGCCGTGGATGGCGGCATCTACCGCCTTCATCCGACCTTTGCCACCGTTCTCAACAAGTACACCCGTTTGCTGGCCGATCCCAATTACAACTTTGAATTTGTCATCACCCAGGACAGCTGCGGAGTGGGAGCGGCCATAATGGCGGGAATGGCACATGCCAACAAGTACAAAACGGACGCGAAATTGTTTACTATGGACTACTag
- the LOC6729738 gene encoding helix-loop-helix protein delilah, translating to MKSNTYELHNYADLNDMASATESKDSRKRKTASARGEKYSLRQKRQKRGSNEDGESASLPDFQLELDPIAEPASKSRKNAPTKSKTKAPPLSKYRRKTANARERTRMREINTAFETLRHCVPEAIKGEDAANTNEKLTKITTLRLAMKYITMLTDSIRDPSYESEFIGECLEESANREARVDLDGNEEAEVEVELPVPVAKKTAKSKGSGKKSSAASKRQSQKQAKIVPQIPPISSGESCYATSSIGSPASSAYASLSSSSNSHSSSSSPGLELDGLVGLNGISALDSLLLDASDGDSLSCLSPGYGSLLTGSGESLLPGCRGDLPMSGLEKSDVELSLRLLDQSSKDSFDFASDQQPSACISSFSALEGYPFDLLHSDFPDMFLT from the coding sequence ATGAAGTCCAATACGTACGAGCTGCACAACTACGCCGATCTGAATGACATGGCCAGCGCGACGGAGTCCAAGGATTCGCGGAAGAGGAAGACGGCCAGTGCTCGGGGCGAGAAGTATTCCCTGCGACAGAAGCGACAAAAGAGGGGCTCCAACGAGGATGGGGAGTCCGCCAGCCTGCCAGACTTTCAGCTAGAACTGGATCCCATAGCGGAGCCGGCTAGTAAATCGAGGAAAAATGCACCCACCAAGTCCAAGACGAAAGCACCGCCACTGAGCAAATACCGGCGGAAAACGGCGAATGCCAGGGAGCGAACCAGAATGCGTGAGATCAACACGGCCTTTGAGACACTGAGGCATTGTGTTCCCGAAGCGATCAAGGGCGAGGATGCGGCCAATACCAACGAGAAGCTGACCAAGATCACCACCCTGAGACTGGCCATGAAGTACATCACCATGCTGACCGACTCGATTCGGGATCCCAGCTATGAGAGCGAATTCATAGGGGAGTGTCTGGAAGAAAGTGCCAATCGGGAGGCGAGAGTGGACTTGGATGGGAACGAGGAAGCCGAGGTGGAAGTGGAGCTACCCGTTCCAGTTGCCAAGAAGACAGCCAAGTCCAAGGGCAGTGGCAAGAAGAGCTCCGCCGCCAGCAAAAGACAGAGCCAAAAGCAGGCCAAGATAGTGCCCCAGATACCACCGATAAGTTCTGGGGAGTCGTGCTACGCCACCTCCTCGATTGGATCGCCTGCCTCCTCCGCCTACGCATCGCTCTCCTCGTCATCGaacagccacagcagcagtagcagtcCGGGATTGGAGCTGGACGGTCTGGTGGGATTGAACGGAATCAGCGCCCTGGACTCCCTGCTTCTGGATGCCTCCGATGGCGATTCCCTGTCCTGTCTGAGTCCCGGCTATGGAAGTCTGCTCACTGGCAGCGGGGAATCCCTGTTGCCCGGTTGCCGAGGCGATCTGCCCATGTCGGGTCTGGAGAAATCGGATGTGGAGCTCAGTCTGCGATTACTGGACCAGAGTTCCAAGGATTCCTTCGACTTTGCCAGCGATCAGCAGCCATCGGCTTGTATTAGTTCGTTCTCCGCTCTGGAGGGCTATCCTTTTGACCTGCTGCACAGCGATTTTCCGGATATGTTTCTCACGTGA
- the LOC6729736 gene encoding uncharacterized protein LOC6729736, whose protein sequence is MLLKCTWLLVLVLSVMAGAFASSGCPAGYSAENNRCTIERPVHGSCPPGSSYSLNINKCVHS, encoded by the coding sequence ATGCTTTTGAAATGCACTTGGCTCTTGGTTTTGGTCCTGTCCGTGATGGCAGGTGCCTTTGCCAGCAGCGGATGTCCTGCAGGATATAGTGCCGAGAACAATCGGTGCACCATCGAGCGTCCTGTTCACGGCTCCTGTCCCCCCGGATCCTCCTACAGCCTGAACATTAACAAGTGCGTCCACTCTTAA
- the LOC6729740 gene encoding hexokinase type 2 has product MRKSTRLFTHSLFGPVFKILVQNKPVCGGCNRKMPSLVHTEIETAVKGFLIDQEKMTEVVERMTKEIKMGLAKDTHARAVIKCFVSHVQDLPTGKERGKYLALDLGGSNFRVLLVNLISNSDVEIMSKGYNFPLTLMSGSGKALFDFLAESLSEFCHTHGLENESLPLGFTFSFPLQQQGLSKGILVAWTKGFSCEGVVGKNVVSLLQEAIDRRGDIKINTVAILNDTVGTLMSCAFYHPNCRIGLIVGTGSNACYVEKTVNAECFEGYQTSPKPSMIINCEWGAFGDNGVLEFVRTSYDKIVDKVTPNPGKQTFEKCISGMYMGELVRLVVIDMIAKGFMFHGIISEKIQERWSFKTAYISDVESDAPGEYRNCNKVLSELGILGCQEPDKEALRYICEAVSSRSAKLCACGLVTIINKMNINEVVIGIDGSVYRFHPKYHDMLQYHMKKLLKPGVKFELIVSEDGSGRGAALVAATAVQAKSKL; this is encoded by the exons ATGAGAAAGTCAACTAGACTTTTCACTCATTCTCTATTTGGCCctgtatttaaaattttggtTCAAAACAAACCAGTTTGTGGAGGCTGCAATAGGAAAATGCCGAGCCTGGTGCACACGGAAATTGAGACCGCGGTCAAGGGCTTCCTGATCGACCAGGAGAAGATGACCGAGGTGGTGGAGCGCATGACCAAGGAGATAAAGATGGGTCTGGCCAAAGACACGCATGCGCGAGCCGTGATCAAGTGCTTCGTCAGCCATGTGCAGGATCTGCCCACTGGCAAGGAGCGGGGCAAGTATTTGGCCCTGGATCTGGGTGGCTCCAATTTCAGGGTGCTTCTGGTGAACCTGATAAGCAACTCGGACGTGGAAATCATGTCGAAGGGCTACAATTTTCCCCTGACTCTGATGTCCGGATCGGGAAAGGCGCTATTCGACTTCCTTGCCGAATCCCTGTCCGAGTTTTGCCACACCCATGGACTGGAGAACGAATCACTGCCTCTGGGCTTCACCTTCTCGTTTCCGCTCCAGCAGCAGGGACTCTCCAAGGGTATCCTTGTGGCCTGGACCAAAGGATTCAGCTGCGAAGGCGTGGTGGGCAAGAATGTG GTGAGTCTCCTCCAGGAGGCCATCGATCGAAGGGGCGATATAAAGATCAACACCGTCGCCATTCTCAACGATACGGTGGGCACTCTGATGTCCTGCGCTTTCTATCATCCCAACTGCCGGATAGGATTGATCGTGGGAACCGGCTCCAATGCGTGCTATGTGGAGAAAACAGTGAATGCCGAATGCTTCGAAGGATACCAGACCAGTCCCAAGCCGTCAATGATCATCAACTGCGAGTGGGGCGCCTTCGGAGACAATGGTGTCCTGGAGTTCGTGCGAACTTCCTACGACAAGATAGTCGACAAGGTGACACCCAATCCCGGCAAGCAGACGTTCGAAAAGTGCATATCGGGCATGTATATGGGTGAACTTGTGCGTTTGGTCGTCATCGATATGATAGCCAAGGGCTTTATGTTCCACGGCATAATTTCCGAGAAGATCCAGGAGCGATGGAGCTTTAAAACCGCCTATATTTCCGATGTTGAAAGTGATGCACCTGGCGAGTATCGTAACTGCAATAAGGTACTTAGCGAACTGGGCATCTTGGGCTGCCAGGAACCCGACAAAGAGGCGCTGCGTTACATCTGCGAGGCGGTGTCCTCCAGGTCTGCCAAGCTATGTGCCTGCGGCCTCGTCACCATCATCAACAAGATGAACATCAACGAGGTGGTCATCGGCATTGACGGTAGCGTGTATCGCTTCCATCCCAAGTACCACGACATGCTCCAGTACCACATGAAGAAGCTCCTCAAGCCGGGCGTCAAGTTTGAGCTGATTGTTTCGGAGGACGGATCCGGAAGAGGAGCGGCTCTGGTGGCGGCCACGGCAGTCCAGGCCAAGAGCAAACTCTAA
- the LOC6729741 gene encoding golgin subfamily A member 7, with translation MSQGGGATPAGGNPTALQATGGGVVFSKVFIQRDYSEGTSVKFHTRLPAELEGMIERHVFEATINRLNEFYAEAEEGSCGTYCEGCIGCITAYLIYMCSETHYEKTLRKISKFVASQNERIYNAKGLQLIDPTYRGLRVIEITIFDRPGRT, from the exons ATGTCCCAAGGCGGTGGCGCTACTCCAGCGGGCGGTAATCCCACAGCGCTCCAGGCGACCGGAGGGGGCGTGGTCTTCAGCAAGGTCTTCATCCAGCGCGATTATAGCGAAGGAACCTCCGTCAAGTTCCACACACGGCTGCCCGCTGAGCTGGAGGGCATG ATTGAGAGACACGTCTTCGAGGCCACCATCAATAGGCTAAACGAGTTCTACGCCGAGGCGGAGGAGGGATCCTGTGGCACCTATTGCGAGGGCTGCATTGGCTGCATCACGGCCTACTTGATCTACATGTGCTCCGAAACGCACTACGAAAAG ACCCTTCGCAAGATATCTAAATTTGTGGCTTCCCAAAACGAACGCATTTACAACGCCAAGGGCCTGCAGCTGATCGATCCCACTTACCGGGGACTGCGCGTCATAGAGATTACAATATTCGATCGTCCGGGGCGAACGTGA
- the LOC6729737 gene encoding uncharacterized protein LOC6729737 — MNFSWLTIFILALIAMTVSAKSCPAPFKKDGNKCTAKRTIRGECPQNSQYQPSINLCVYKN; from the coding sequence ATGAACTTCTCGTGGCTCACCATCTTCATCTTGGCCCTCATCGCCATGACTGTTTCGGCCAAGAGCTGCCCTGCCCCATTCAAGAAGGACGGTAACAAGTGCACCGCAAAGCGCACCATCCGCGGAGAGTGCCCACAAAACTCCCAATACCAACCAAGCATCAATCTGTGTGTgtacaaaaactaa